A single Cryomorphaceae bacterium DNA region contains:
- a CDS encoding formimidoylglutamase → MREFFRPLRADFAEEWTNKHPASVGSRIEAFVEEGEFPSWSSARIALIGVKEDRRARRNDGCGEGVDYIRRELYDLFYGRWSFDIVDLGNIEPGNRVDDTYFALSTVVHELIRGNCIPIIIGGSQDLTFANYKAYEKLEQSVNICSIDSRFDLGVNNQEMSNETFLSHIILEKPNILFNYSSLGFQTYYVHQEEIDLMESLHFERHRIGNFHSNIAEAEPILRDADIVSFDVRSIRHSDAPANRHGSPNGWYGEQACALARYSGMSDKLTSFGIYEYNPQYDRHDQTARLAAQMIWYFLEGVSVRKNDFPFGDRSTYAKYIVPNSVLDQELHFYKSDRSGRWWIEVPLHGDPSIFHKRHALIPCSYNDYLQAAEDEIPDRWMRAFRKLS, encoded by the coding sequence ATGCGTGAATTCTTTCGACCCCTGCGTGCTGATTTTGCTGAGGAATGGACCAATAAGCATCCGGCGTCGGTTGGTTCGAGGATAGAGGCCTTTGTGGAAGAAGGAGAATTCCCTTCCTGGTCATCCGCGCGCATCGCACTGATTGGTGTGAAAGAAGATCGACGGGCCCGCCGTAATGACGGTTGCGGGGAAGGTGTGGATTACATCCGCCGGGAGTTATATGACCTCTTCTACGGTCGTTGGTCTTTTGATATTGTCGACTTAGGCAACATAGAACCGGGAAATCGAGTAGACGATACGTATTTTGCTTTGAGTACGGTTGTGCATGAGCTTATTCGAGGAAACTGTATACCTATTATAATAGGAGGAAGCCAAGATTTGACCTTTGCCAATTACAAAGCCTACGAGAAACTGGAACAGAGTGTCAATATTTGCTCCATCGATAGTCGTTTCGATTTGGGAGTGAATAATCAGGAAATGTCCAATGAGACTTTTCTTTCGCACATCATCCTCGAAAAGCCAAATATCCTTTTCAATTATTCAAGCCTAGGATTTCAGACGTATTACGTTCATCAAGAAGAGATCGACCTGATGGAGAGTCTGCATTTCGAACGTCACCGTATTGGGAACTTTCATTCGAACATTGCTGAAGCAGAGCCTATTTTGCGCGATGCGGACATCGTAAGTTTTGATGTGCGCAGTATTCGGCACAGCGACGCCCCAGCCAATCGACACGGATCTCCGAACGGATGGTACGGGGAACAAGCCTGTGCTTTGGCCCGCTATTCAGGCATGAGTGATAAGCTAACGAGCTTTGGGATCTATGAATACAATCCTCAGTATGATCGGCACGATCAGACGGCTCGGTTAGCGGCTCAAATGATTTGGTACTTCTTGGAAGGGGTGAGTGTGCGTAAAAATGATTTTCCGTTCGGTGATCGATCCACTTACGCTAAGTACATTGTTCCAAACTCCGTTTTGGATCAGGAACTGCATTTCTACAAAAGCGATCGATCGGGCCGCTGGTGGATAGAGGTGCCGCTTCATGGTGACCCCTCCATTTTCCACAAGCGCCATGCGCTAATACCTTGCAGTTATAATGATTATTTGCAGGCTGCAGAAGACGAGATTCCCGATCGTTGGATGCGAGCTTTTCGCAAGCTTTCCTGA
- the topA gene encoding type I DNA topoisomerase: MVKNLVIVESPAKAKTIEGFLGKDYLVKSSIGHIRDLPKKDMGIDIENGFQPKYEVSTDKKKTVSELKKLAKDAEIVWLATDEDREGEAIAWHLYETLGLKPANTKRIVFHEITKNAIIRAVENPREIDINLVNAQQARRVLDRLVGFEVSPVLWRKVKTGLSAGRVQSVAVRVLVEREREIIAFTPENSFRIQGFFKNSEGVAFQAEAPTRPSAREGAEQALQACVSATFTVNSVEKRPGTKKPAAPFTTSTLQQEAARKLGFSVAQTMSVAQRLYESGLITYMRTDSTNLSQDALGAAAAEIKSAYGEEYSKTRQYTTKSDNAQEAHEAIRPTYMNRHSAGADRNQERLYELIWKRTIASQMSEAKLERTTVKVVGSGDAPGFTAKGEVLVFDGFLKVYLEGTDDEGEEQAGMLPRMSEGETLNVERITATERFSKHPPRYTEASLVKKLEELGIGRPSTYAPTISTILARNYVEKTEKQGVERAYEIMTMENGAVRTETATEITGAEKNKLFPTDIGMVVTDFLVQEFGNILDLHFTAHVEEEFDKIAQGQEEWNNMIQDFYKPFHDTVQDVQENAERATGERQLGEDPKSGKPVIARIGRFGPMIQIGSVDDEEKPRFASLRKDQHIETITFEEAMELFKLPRELGEYEGEVIKANIGRFGPYVQQARLFASLPKEEDPMSVTLERAIELIEAKKEADKNKFIHVFDDEEPVVQVLNGRYGPYIKIGRQNIKIPKDVDPKSLTREECLRLQAEAPKTKKRGGARRTKKS, encoded by the coding sequence ATGGTAAAGAATTTAGTGATCGTCGAGTCCCCCGCAAAGGCGAAAACCATTGAAGGTTTTTTAGGTAAAGACTACCTCGTCAAATCGAGTATTGGACATATTCGAGACCTCCCCAAAAAGGACATGGGAATCGACATCGAGAACGGTTTTCAACCGAAGTACGAAGTGAGTACGGACAAGAAGAAGACCGTCAGTGAACTCAAGAAGTTAGCTAAGGATGCCGAAATCGTATGGTTAGCGACGGATGAGGACCGCGAAGGAGAGGCCATTGCTTGGCACTTGTATGAGACCCTCGGGTTGAAGCCTGCGAATACCAAGCGAATCGTATTTCACGAGATCACCAAGAATGCCATTATTAGAGCCGTGGAAAACCCGCGGGAGATTGACATTAATTTGGTCAATGCTCAGCAAGCGCGTCGCGTCTTGGATCGCCTCGTGGGCTTTGAAGTATCGCCGGTGCTTTGGCGCAAAGTCAAAACGGGCTTGTCTGCAGGCCGTGTTCAATCTGTTGCCGTTCGCGTATTGGTTGAGCGGGAGCGCGAGATTATTGCTTTTACCCCAGAGAATAGCTTTCGGATCCAAGGATTCTTCAAGAACAGCGAAGGTGTAGCGTTTCAGGCAGAGGCACCGACACGTCCATCGGCCCGTGAGGGCGCAGAACAAGCACTACAAGCCTGCGTCTCTGCGACGTTTACAGTGAACAGCGTTGAGAAACGACCAGGAACCAAGAAACCGGCTGCGCCATTTACAACATCTACACTTCAGCAAGAGGCTGCCCGAAAGCTCGGCTTCTCGGTGGCTCAAACGATGTCTGTAGCACAGCGCCTCTATGAGAGTGGTCTGATTACCTATATGCGTACGGACAGTACCAACTTGAGTCAAGATGCGCTAGGTGCCGCGGCAGCCGAGATCAAGTCGGCCTACGGTGAAGAGTACAGCAAGACACGTCAATACACGACGAAGTCCGATAATGCACAGGAAGCGCACGAGGCTATCCGTCCAACGTACATGAATCGTCATTCAGCAGGAGCGGATCGCAATCAAGAGCGTTTGTACGAACTGATCTGGAAGCGAACTATTGCTTCTCAAATGAGTGAGGCAAAATTGGAACGGACCACTGTAAAAGTCGTTGGATCTGGAGATGCTCCTGGATTTACGGCCAAAGGTGAGGTGCTCGTTTTTGATGGATTCTTAAAAGTCTACCTCGAAGGGACGGACGACGAAGGTGAGGAGCAAGCTGGAATGTTGCCTCGAATGAGCGAAGGCGAAACCTTAAATGTGGAACGGATTACGGCCACGGAGCGTTTTTCCAAGCACCCTCCCCGTTATACGGAAGCCAGTCTGGTGAAGAAATTAGAGGAGCTCGGTATCGGACGTCCTTCCACCTATGCACCGACTATTTCGACCATCCTCGCTCGAAACTACGTTGAGAAGACAGAGAAGCAAGGAGTGGAGCGCGCGTACGAAATCATGACCATGGAAAATGGCGCAGTACGCACAGAAACGGCTACAGAAATTACCGGTGCTGAAAAGAACAAGTTATTCCCTACGGATATTGGGATGGTGGTGACGGACTTCTTGGTCCAAGAGTTCGGGAATATTCTCGACCTGCACTTTACCGCCCATGTAGAAGAAGAGTTTGATAAAATTGCTCAAGGTCAGGAGGAGTGGAACAATATGATCCAGGACTTCTATAAACCTTTCCACGATACCGTTCAAGACGTTCAAGAGAATGCGGAACGGGCCACCGGAGAGCGTCAGCTAGGAGAGGATCCAAAATCTGGTAAGCCGGTCATCGCTCGTATTGGTCGCTTTGGTCCAATGATTCAAATCGGTTCTGTAGACGATGAGGAAAAGCCGCGCTTTGCTAGTCTTCGCAAGGATCAACACATTGAAACCATCACCTTTGAAGAGGCGATGGAGTTGTTTAAGCTTCCACGGGAACTCGGCGAGTATGAAGGTGAGGTGATCAAAGCCAACATCGGTCGCTTTGGACCATATGTTCAGCAAGCACGTCTTTTTGCTTCCTTACCCAAGGAGGAGGATCCTATGAGTGTGACCCTGGAACGAGCTATTGAGCTTATTGAAGCCAAGAAAGAGGCGGATAAGAATAAGTTTATCCATGTTTTCGACGATGAAGAGCCTGTGGTTCAGGTACTCAATGGCCGATATGGCCCGTATATCAAAATAGGACGCCAGAACATTAAGATTCCAAAAGATGTGGATCCCAAGTCGCTAACTCGAGAAGAGTGTCTGCGCTTGCAGGCGGAGGCGCCTAAAACCAAGAAGCGGGGAGGTGCCCGCAGAACCAAAAAAAGCTAA